The genomic interval TTCACGCAGCATTGAAGAAGGAAATTAAAACACGGCCTGGCGAAAGTGTATAAGGTATGCGCAGGTGGCTTGACCTGCGTACGATGAACAGTGTGCAAGGGAATGAGAGGAGGCTGGTTTCATGTTGAAGGATTTATGGGCTGTCCGGGAGGCGGTAAGAGAAAAGAATCCGCTGGTTTATAACATTACCAACACCGTGGTGACTAATTTTACGGCAAATGTCCTTTTGGCGGCAGGAGCTTCACCTATTATGTCGGAGGGGGCTGCGGAAGCAGAGGACTTGGCGAGAATTTGCAGCGTGCTGGTATTGAATATCGGGACATTGCATACCCGGCAGATAGGGTATTGTCTAAAGGCCGGTGAATATGCCAATAAATTTCAAAAGCCAGTTGTCCTCGATCCGGTGGGGGTGGGAGCCACCGCCTATCGCAATGTCACCGCCGGACAAATTCTGCAGGATGTCCGGGTTGCCCTGATTCGCGGCAATTACGGTGAAATTGGTTTTATTGCCGGGACGGCGGGACAAGTTAAGGGGGTTGACAGTGCAGACTCCGGCCTTGACTTGCCAGCAGTGAAAAAGATGGCTCAGGAGTACTCGACATTGGTGGCCGCCACCGGTGCCACCGATTACCTGACAGATGGACAGTCAGTAATGACCAATGCTACGGGACATGAACTGTTGCAAATGGTAACCGGTACAGGCTGCGCCTTAACTTCGCTTACCGGTGCTTTTCTGGCTGTGGCGGACGAACCGCGGTTAGGTGTACTGGCTGCTTTGGCCTTTTATGGCGCTGCCGCCCGGAAAGCCGCAGAAAATAGCAAGGGGCCGGGCAGTTTTATGCCGAAGTTTTTGGACGCTTTGTATAATTTAAGCTATAAAGAGTTTAAGAAAGCGGCCGAAGACAAGGTGGCTCTGCTGACGGAGGCTGCTGCAGCCCCGGCGCCGCTGGAACCGTCGGCTGAAGAAGGCGAGTTGTGAACGAAAGGCTGACAGAAGAAACCATGACAAGTGACACGGAAGTCGAATTAAAGCTGCGGCTTAGCGATGCAGACGGCTGGAAGGCAGTGCTGGCGGATGATTTCTTACGACACATGGCTGCTGAACCGGAGTGGCGGCGGGATATGCTGCAAGCCGTTTATTATGATACCGCAGGCGGTGAGCTGCGTAAAAGGCGGCTGACCTACCGTATCCGGCAGGAGTCGGGACAATGGATGGCTACGGTCAAGGGAGGCGGTGCGGCGACGGGCGGCTTGCACCGGCGGCAGGAGTGGAATGTTCCGGTAGACGGTCCGGCAGTAGACCTTACGGTTTTCAAGCACAGTCCGGCCGGAGCTTTGCTGGCGGAAGCTATTGGGGGTGCGCAGCTACTCCCCTTATGCAGTACCGTGTTTGAACGGCACATGCTGCATGTCGAACGGGCCGGTCACACCGGTATCGAAGTGGCGGCCGACCGGGGCGAGATTGTCGCCGGCGGCAAACGGGCGCCGATTCTGGAACTGGAGCTGGAGCTGAAAAGTGGGCAGCCGGCCGAAGTTCTCCGGTTGGGGGCTGCATTAGTCCGCCGCTACCCGCTGGTGCTGGAATCGAGCAGCAAATACCACCGGGCCCTGCTATTGGCCGGTCTGGCGGAACCACCGGAGGTGCCGTCACCGGAGCAACGGACAGCGGCTATGCTTGTCCATTTGCAGGCCTTATTGGATGGCTGCGCCGGACATCCGCTGACGACGCGTGGTGTCCTGCAGGCGGAAATTGCCTCACTTTTGGATTTATGGGCTAAATTACTGTAAATTGGAAGACCTGCACGGTTAACTAAACCGGCAGGTCTTTGGCTTAACGATAAGACGGGAGTTTCCCGAAGCAAAGGAGGATTTGTGATGCGGATTTTATACTATGACTGTTTTTGCGGAATTAGCGGCGATATGAATCTGGCGGCTTTACTGGACTTAGGCGTGGATGAGGCGTATGTGCGTCAGGAGCTGGCCAAGCTGGAGCTTGGCGGTGAATATGTTCTTGCCGTGGACCGGGCAATGAAACAGGGCATAACCGGCACACAGGTGAAGGTTCATTTGACAGCGGAACCCGAGACGGACGAAACAGGAGACCGGCATAGTCATAATCAGGGACATGGCGATCATCACCGTCACCACGATCATCATCACCATCATCCTGGATCAGACCAGCATGAACATGGACATGAGCATGAGCATCACCACCATGAGCAGGAAGAGCATGCCCATCATCACCATGTGTTGTCAGCGGTAGCCGGGGAAGCGAGCCGGCCCCATGTGCACCGGAATCTGTATGATATTGAGCAGATTATCAATAACAGCCGCTTACCTGAGCGGGTCAAAGCGTTAAGTTGCCGGATGTTCCGGAAGATTGCAGCGGCGGAAGCCAAAGTCCACGGTAAGACGGTGGAAGAGGTTCATTTTCATGAGGTGGGGGCGACCGACTCGATTGTCGATATGGTTGGTGCCGCCATTGCGCTGGATTATTTACAGGTGGACAAGATCCTGGCATCGACTGTGCAGGTAGGCGGCGGTTTTGTGAAATGCGCCCACGGGGTTATGCCGGTACCGGCACCGGCTACCGCGGAGCTTCTGCAGGGAATTCCGGTCAAGTCCGGTCTTGTTCCGTTTGAGACAACTACGCCGACGGGGGCAGCCGTTTTAGCGGCTAATGTGGACCAATTTACCGATGAAATGAATTTTGTCATTGAGAAAACGGGCTATGGTATCGGTCACCGGGATATGAATATCCCCAATGTTCTCCGGGTGTATCTGGGCCGTGACGATAGCCGGAGTGCGGTTAAAACCGGGCAGTGGATATGGGAGACCAATTTGGACGATATGAGTCCCGAGCAATACGGTTACGTGGAGGAACGGCTGTTTGCCGCCGGTGCGCTGGATGTATGGAAAAGTCCGATTGTCATGAAAAAGGGAAGACTGGCCACGACGCTCAGTGTATTAGCCGAGGCTGCCAGCGAGCAAGCGGTGTTGGACCTGCTGCTGCAGGAAACAACAGCTCTTGGCGTGCGCAAATACCAGGTGGAAAAAATTATGCTGGACCGGGAATTTGTGACATTGGACACCTGCTACGGCCAGATCAGTGTGAAAAAGGCTTATTATGGCGGAAAACTGGTTAAATATAAGCCGGAATATGAGGACTGCCGGCGCTGTGCCGCTGCGCACGATGTGCCACTGGCGTTAGTCTATCGGGAAGTAGCAAAGCTGATGGAGGAAAAGGGCTATGTCGGCAAGTGAAAAATATAAAGAGCTTGTAGCTCTGTTGCAGCAAATGGGCAAGGTTGTGGTGGCCTTCTCCGGCGGAGTGGACAGCACTTTCTTGTTAAAAGCGGCTCATGAAACGCTGGGAAATAATATGAAGGCCTTAACCATCCTGTCGCCGTATATTCCGCAGTGGGAAATAAAAGAGGCTAAAGAATTGGTCGGAAAAATCGGCGCTGCCCATGAAATACTGGAAGTACCGCTATTGGATACCATCCGGTTTAATCCGGAAAATCGCTGCTACCTGTGTAAAAAGGCTGTGTTCAGTCTGATTCAGGCTAAAGCCAGGGAAGAAGGCTTTGACTATGTGGTTGACGGGACGAATTTTGACGATACCGGTGATTACCGCCCTGGTTTGCAGGCGTTAAAAGAATTAGGCATCCGCAGTCCATTACTCGAAACCAGGCTTACCAAGGCGGAGATCCGGCAGCTATCCAGGGATATGGAATTACCCACCTGGGATAAACCGGCCTATGCCTGCCTGCTGACCAGGATTCCGTATGGGAATGAATTGAAGACCGACGATTTTACAAAAATCGAAAGGGCGGAAACTTATCTTATGAGCATCGGGTTTCGAGCGGTGCGAGTTCGCTGTCATGGTGAAATCGCCCGGATTGAGATTCCCCGCGGCGACCGCGGCAAGCTGTTTGATGTGTCGCTGCTTGACCGGATTGCCGGGCAGTTGAAGGAGTATGGGTTCCGGTATGTTTCATTGGATTTGGAAGGATACCGCATGGGCAGCCTGAATGAACAACTGGGTTCGGGAGTTCTGCCAGGGAGCAGTAGCGGCAAGGAGGCGGCAGAATGAATAAAGAGGAGCTAAAGCACTTGCTGCAATTGGTCCACGACCGGCAGGTAAGTGTGGAAAAAGCGCAGCAGGCGCTGGAGGATTTGCCCTTTACCGAGCTTGGGTTTGCCACAATTGACAATCACCGGGAGCTTAGGGTAGGGTATCCGGAGGTCATCTATTGTGAAGGCAAGACGGTAGAGCAGGTACGGGAAATTGTAGCCTTTATGCTAGACCGGGATGTTACCATCCTGGCTACCCGGGCCAATGAGGCGATGTACCGGGCGGTAGCGGAACTGACGGAGGAAGCGGCTTATAATCCGCTCGGACGGACGATTACCATCCGGCGCAAGGCTCCAGAACAGACGGATAGCTATATTGCCATTGTGGCTGCCGGTACGTCCGATCTGCCGGTGGTGGAAGAGGCGGCAGAAACGGCTTTAGCCTTGGGCAATCGGGTGGAGAAAATTACTGATGTCGGTGTGGCCGGCATTCACCGGTTGTTTGCCAAAATGGAAATCATTCGCGGCGCTAAAGTTGTTATTGTGGTGGCCGGTATGGAGGGCGCGCTGGCCAGCGTGATCGGCGGTATGGTGGATAAGCCGGTTATTGCCGTGCCGACCAGCGTGGGCTATGGTGCGAACTTTGGCGGGTTGGCGCCGCTGCTCACTATGCTGAATAGCTGTGCCAGCGGGGTAACGGTTGTAAATATTGACAACGGCTTTGGCGCAGCTTACAGCGCCAGCATCATTAATAAGCTGTAGCTTCAATAAACTGTAGCTCTAAAAGAACAACCCCCTTTGTCCCGTAAGCGTCCGGGGACAGAAGGGGGTTGTTCTTTTTATGCGGGGATTAGCGGGTGCCCAGGTTTTCTCCCTGGCTGACTGCGGCTTGTGCAGCCGCCAGCCGGGCGATAGGGACCCGGTAGGGCGAGCAACTGACAAAATCCAGGCCTAGTTGATGACAAAAGGCAATCGAACTGGGTTCGCCGCCATGTTCGCCGCAAATACCGGTAATCAGATCGGGGCGGGTTTGCCGTCCTTTTTCCACTGCCAGCTTCATGAGCTGCCCCACGCCTTTGCGGTCAAGAGCGATAAAGGGATTTTCCTTCAAGATTTTCTGCTCCAGGTAGTAGGGCAGGAATTTGCCTTCGGCGTCGTCACGGCTAAAGCCCATGCAGGTTTGGGTCAAGTCGTTCGTGCCAAAGCTGAAAAATTCCGATACTTCCGCCAATTCGTCGGCTAACAGGGCGGCCCGGGGAATTTCGATCATAGTGCCGCAACTGTAGTGGAACGAAGTGCCATAGGTGGCAAAGACTTCCTGGGCAATCGTTTTAATCCGTTCGTTAAAGAAAATTAGTTCAGCCTTGTCGATGGTGAGCGGTATTTCCACCTCCGGCAGCACGGTATAGCCTTCTTTCGTCAGACGGGCTGCCGCATTGAAGATGGCACGGATCTGCATTTCATAGATTTCCGGGAAGGTAATGCCGAGGCGGCAGCCACGGTGTCCCAGCATGGGATTGAACTCGTGCAATTGCCGTATCTTACGCAGCAAGGAATCTTTTTCGCTTAGCAATTGGGCATTTTTGCCGGAGGTGCGCAGTTTCGTCGTTTCTACCAGCAATTCTTCCAGACTGGGCAAAAATTCATGCAGCGGCGGGTCTAGCAAACGGATGCAGACGGGAAGCCCCTCCATGGCCTGAAGTATACCGTAGAAATCATTCTCCTGAATCGGTAACAGGTGGGATAAAGCATCCTGACGTTCTTCCAGGCTTTCGGCCAGGATCATCTGTTGAACGAAGGGGAGCCGGTCGGCGCCCATAAACATGTGCTCGGTGCGGGTAAGGCCGATGCCGGTTGCGCCGAAAGCGCGCGCTTTGGCGGCATCTTCCGGGGTATCGGCATTAGCCCTGACGCTCAGCTTTTTCACTTCATCAGCCCAGGCCAGCAGCGTAGTGTACTCTGCTGAAAGTTCCGGGTCTTTCATCGGCACCTGACCGGAGATGACTCTGCCGGTTGCACCGTCGATGGAGATGACGTCGCCGGCCTTGATAGTCAGGCCGCCTACGGTAAATTCCTGTTTAGCGTAATCAATTTTTATTGATTCGCAGCCGCAGACGCAGGGTTTTCCCATGCCGCGGGCCACTACCGCCGCATGACTGGTCATGCCGCCACGACTGGTCAGAACGCCTTCGGCGGCGATAATGCCGTGAATGTCGTCAGGCGTTGTTTCCATGCGCACCATGAGGACATTAATGCCGAGCTTGGCAATTTTCTCCGCCTTGTCGGCGTCAAAAACCACCT from Propionispora hippei DSM 15287 carries:
- the thiM gene encoding hydroxyethylthiazole kinase gives rise to the protein MLKDLWAVREAVREKNPLVYNITNTVVTNFTANVLLAAGASPIMSEGAAEAEDLARICSVLVLNIGTLHTRQIGYCLKAGEYANKFQKPVVLDPVGVGATAYRNVTAGQILQDVRVALIRGNYGEIGFIAGTAGQVKGVDSADSGLDLPAVKKMAQEYSTLVAATGATDYLTDGQSVMTNATGHELLQMVTGTGCALTSLTGAFLAVADEPRLGVLAALAFYGAAARKAAENSKGPGSFMPKFLDALYNLSYKEFKKAAEDKVALLTEAAAAPAPLEPSAEEGEL
- a CDS encoding CYTH domain-containing protein, which translates into the protein MNERLTEETMTSDTEVELKLRLSDADGWKAVLADDFLRHMAAEPEWRRDMLQAVYYDTAGGELRKRRLTYRIRQESGQWMATVKGGGAATGGLHRRQEWNVPVDGPAVDLTVFKHSPAGALLAEAIGGAQLLPLCSTVFERHMLHVERAGHTGIEVAADRGEIVAGGKRAPILELELELKSGQPAEVLRLGAALVRRYPLVLESSSKYHRALLLAGLAEPPEVPSPEQRTAAMLVHLQALLDGCAGHPLTTRGVLQAEIASLLDLWAKLL
- the larC gene encoding nickel pincer cofactor biosynthesis protein LarC, with protein sequence MRILYYDCFCGISGDMNLAALLDLGVDEAYVRQELAKLELGGEYVLAVDRAMKQGITGTQVKVHLTAEPETDETGDRHSHNQGHGDHHRHHDHHHHHPGSDQHEHGHEHEHHHHEQEEHAHHHHVLSAVAGEASRPHVHRNLYDIEQIINNSRLPERVKALSCRMFRKIAAAEAKVHGKTVEEVHFHEVGATDSIVDMVGAAIALDYLQVDKILASTVQVGGGFVKCAHGVMPVPAPATAELLQGIPVKSGLVPFETTTPTGAAVLAANVDQFTDEMNFVIEKTGYGIGHRDMNIPNVLRVYLGRDDSRSAVKTGQWIWETNLDDMSPEQYGYVEERLFAAGALDVWKSPIVMKKGRLATTLSVLAEAASEQAVLDLLLQETTALGVRKYQVEKIMLDREFVTLDTCYGQISVKKAYYGGKLVKYKPEYEDCRRCAAAHDVPLALVYREVAKLMEEKGYVGK
- the larE gene encoding ATP-dependent sacrificial sulfur transferase LarE; amino-acid sequence: MSASEKYKELVALLQQMGKVVVAFSGGVDSTFLLKAAHETLGNNMKALTILSPYIPQWEIKEAKELVGKIGAAHEILEVPLLDTIRFNPENRCYLCKKAVFSLIQAKAREEGFDYVVDGTNFDDTGDYRPGLQALKELGIRSPLLETRLTKAEIRQLSRDMELPTWDKPAYACLLTRIPYGNELKTDDFTKIERAETYLMSIGFRAVRVRCHGEIARIEIPRGDRGKLFDVSLLDRIAGQLKEYGFRYVSLDLEGYRMGSLNEQLGSGVLPGSSSGKEAAE
- the larB gene encoding nickel pincer cofactor biosynthesis protein LarB → MNKEELKHLLQLVHDRQVSVEKAQQALEDLPFTELGFATIDNHRELRVGYPEVIYCEGKTVEQVREIVAFMLDRDVTILATRANEAMYRAVAELTEEAAYNPLGRTITIRRKAPEQTDSYIAIVAAGTSDLPVVEEAAETALALGNRVEKITDVGVAGIHRLFAKMEIIRGAKVVIVVAGMEGALASVIGGMVDKPVIAVPTSVGYGANFGGLAPLLTMLNSCASGVTVVNIDNGFGAAYSASIINKL
- the ppdK gene encoding pyruvate, phosphate dikinase, with translation MSNYVYMFTEGRADMRSLLGGKGANLAEMTNLGLPVPCGMTITTEACRDYYRVGGSFPNGLREEILEKLKLVESKSGKKLGDPGDPLLVSVRSGAVFSMPGMMDTILNLGLNETTVQSVAKNTNNLRFAYDSYRRFIQMFSDVVLEIPKHEFEYILSQEKESAGVVYDQELSAQSLRNVIDKYKELVENQTGRSFPEDPLDQLFMAVEAVFKSWNNQRAIIYRNLNKISHDLGTAVNVQSMVFGNMGNDSGTGVAFSRNPSTGENVLYGEYLMNAQGEDVVAGIRTPQPIAQLQQDMPEIYDQFVNIVQTLENHYKNMQDIEFTIERGKLYMLQCRNGKRTAQAAVKVAHDMVQENLVGKTEALLMVEPEQLDQLLHRQIDSSAKLTVIAKGLPASPGAASGQVVFDADKAEKIAKLGINVLMVRMETTPDDIHGIIAAEGVLTSRGGMTSHAAVVARGMGKPCVCGCESIKIDYAKQEFTVGGLTIKAGDVISIDGATGRVISGQVPMKDPELSAEYTTLLAWADEVKKLSVRANADTPEDAAKARAFGATGIGLTRTEHMFMGADRLPFVQQMILAESLEERQDALSHLLPIQENDFYGILQAMEGLPVCIRLLDPPLHEFLPSLEELLVETTKLRTSGKNAQLLSEKDSLLRKIRQLHEFNPMLGHRGCRLGITFPEIYEMQIRAIFNAAARLTKEGYTVLPEVEIPLTIDKAELIFFNERIKTIAQEVFATYGTSFHYSCGTMIEIPRAALLADELAEVSEFFSFGTNDLTQTCMGFSRDDAEGKFLPYYLEQKILKENPFIALDRKGVGQLMKLAVEKGRQTRPDLITGICGEHGGEPSSIAFCHQLGLDFVSCSPYRVPIARLAAAQAAVSQGENLGTR